Genomic window (Rosa chinensis cultivar Old Blush chromosome 6, RchiOBHm-V2, whole genome shotgun sequence):
aatacctcccatttacttgtaggaatgaatcgtggagtgcttagttgatagtgggactacccacaccatattaaggaatatgcaattattcattgaattaaaaGCCTATAATttctctgtgactacgatgattggatcatcacaagtaataaaagggcgaggaactgccaaatttttgctgtcTAATGGCACAATGTTTAAAGTCACAgatgctctgtatgcaccaaaagctaatcgaaccttgttaagtttcaaagatatttgtgccaacAGTTATCATATAGAAActcactgtgagaatggaactgaatgtggaaggaaacgcattttagagaaactaatgagtcaatctagtggactgtacctcactactattcggatcattgaatcctatgctgtcacctaCAATGAAATATGAGATGCTGACTCATATAGACTTTgacatgaccgcctagggcatcctggtcgtgacatgatgatccgtattttaaagaactcatacggacatcccttctttcgagtgaaaaataaaatgggtcaaaaatctgccacactgcaagatgtcggtcctagtactgctcaaatgcaatCATTGCCTTTTGAAGTATcaaaagcactacctccctcccgttatgcctcattgactatttcaaggCACATCAcgcattttgcaaagcctgctctttaacCAAAAcaagatcgagaccttcctatgctaaagatacgaaacaaaacattccatgcttacaaaggatacaaggagatatatgtggaactatccatccagaatgcggacaattcaagtactttatggttctagtggatgcttcgacacgctaGTCACATGTTGCAtaattgtccacaagaaatgctgcatttgcaaaaatCCTAGCACAGGTTATACATTTAATGGCTCACCACCCTATTCACCCTATCAAgtttataaggcttgataacactggagagtttacatcaaaagcatttgatgattattgcatgcctgttgggattgatgtagagcatcctgtaccccatgtgcatacacaaaatggtctcgcagaagccaccatcaaaaggctataaatggtggctagggcactttttatgtgcaccaacctgcctatatctgcctgaggttatgcaatattgcacgtagttttacttattcgtttcagacccactactAGCAAACAATTTTCTgcataccagttggtaactggatataagCCTGATATTTCACACTTACTCATATTTGGTTGcgtagtatatgtgcctattgggCCTCCACAGAGCAtcaaaatgagtcctcagagacgattaggtatttatgttggatacgaatctccaactattatccgctatttggaatccttgacaggtgatctctttatcgctagatttgtggattgttactttgatgagacagtcttcccatccttaaggggagataagaaaaAGATTTTCCAAGGAAACAACATGAATTGTCATGATTTGTCCCCACtctatctcattttgatccccgcacttcacaatgtgaaaatgaagtgaaaagaataatcgatcttcagaacatagcagattcgatgcctgatgcgtttactgatatcgcaaaagtgactagatcacatataccagctgcaaatgtgcctgcaaggtcaGAAATCCCCTGCAAGGGCACGGCGCTGCAGATAGAGGCGCTGCAACCATACTttgtggaggtgtggttgaggccgtggctccccaaaggaagaggggaggccacttggtttgactgacactcacccaaggaagaagagggcgagtaaggcacaaactgatccattaatcatcaatgtagagaatcattctcatgagattgtctctgattatagttatgtccatgaatcaaaaCTGGAGGACGcttcgatgtttgaaatgattccagagaacaaagaaatctcaatagaTTATAagagtgtgtatgagttgatggaaagatcttccatacacattgatgatgtatttgcatatactgttgctcaagaaatcataaaacatgatgatatcgaatcacgctctgttgcagaatgtcaacaaagagcagattggcctaaatggaaagaaacaatccaggcagaactagattctctgacaaagagacaggtatttggtctggtagcGCTAatcccaccaagtgtaaagcctgtaagACATAATGGGTCTTTgtgagaaagcgtaatgagaagaatgaaatcCTGAGGTACAagactcgccttgtggcgcaaggtttctcacaacgccctggaattgactacgaggagacatactctcccgtaatggacgttataacgttccgctacttagttagttTAGTAGTtttcgaaggactggaaatgcagctcatagatgtggtaactgcatatctctatggggatcttgattcatatatatatatatatatatatatatatatatatatatatatatatatatatatgaaagtgtctgATGACCTTACATTACCGAAGTCAAATGACTCTAAACCGCGGAGTGCTTTTTCAATTAGGTTGAAGCGCTCACTTTACGAATTGAAACAattcggacggatgtggtataccagtctaagtgactacttgattgggaagggatataagaacgatgaattatgcccctgcgtattcataaagaaaacaagtttcggatttgcaattgtagctgtgtatgtcgatgatatgaacataataggtactcttgatgaaataagagaaaccgcaagctacttgaaatccaaatttgagatgaagattCTTGGAAAAACTCGATTATGTCTAGGCCTTAAACTAGAaaaccgagtttgtggaatactaatccgccAATccgcgtatgtccaaaagatgctcaagctatttaacatggacaaagcacatcctacTAGCACTTCCATGATAGGTCGaaatttggatgcaaggaaagacccatttcgtccaaaggaagatgacgaagtgGTGTTGGGAGATGAAATTtcctatgtaagtacaataggagcattattgtacttagcccagtGCACTCAactagacattgcattctcagtgaacttgttaactagatttagctcagcgccaacgcagcatcactggaatggtatcaagaacatttttcaaTACCTAAaaagaaccattgacttgggattgttttttccctacaaagagacaagagggaccgcagatggaactgcaatccctaaaggaaatgttgatgggaAAGAGCCACCCACTACACCGAAACCCTAAATAATGTTTTGGTTAGTTTTGcagatgctgggtacctctctgacccacataaatgtagttcccaaattggttatgtatttaccattggcaacaaggcgatatcttggagatcaaccaagcaaacccttgtgggtACCTCCTCGAACTACTATGAGATCATTGCTCtgcatgaggcggttcgtgaatgtatatggttaagggctatcattacacatattcaaaGAACTAGTggcttgagttctaccactgaagagcctacttgcatttatgaagataatccAACTTGCATCgaacaaatgaaattaggtaatatcaagggtgataatgtaatattgccaaagtttttctacaatcagcaacaacaggctctcctcaagattcaagtgaatcaagtaagtctgaggagaatgtggcagatttgtttaccaaatcattgcctaaggccatatttgagaaacatgtgaaaaacataggaatgcgaaaactttccaagctcccttaactgatgtaaggatcagggggaggtgtagatttcagagggggggggggggtctaatacacacatgtcatcatcaaatgtaataggtgcattgtgctcttttccttcgactaAGGTGtatttttcccacagggttttttttgttacttgacaaggtttttagtgaggcaacaattcatgcaccatttcgtcatTGACTTAGCACAAGaaggagtgttaaaggaaaaacacgttATGTGATTTCGTCAAAGgaactgacgaagagggaattagCGGTTATAGCTCAATCATCCATTattgtcattattgtaattgctaTTACCATTGTAATCCTCACCCTATATAAATGGACTATCTAATGAAATGAGTAAACGAattttctcattttacttttacatttcaCTTATTTTTCATAAAttcatgttttatttttattttttatcaagcATGGCTACTCGGTAGGGCAATGAATGCACAGTCCGTTTAGTTGAAGGTTACATTTTGGTCATTATTCATATACTTTTGTGGTTTGTGGAGGAGGTAGAACCTTTCTGCAGAGctgtttgtttaattaagtttaatatttttaatattttttatatattatattagatcattaattaatcatgagCGTGCTATCATATGTATCATACTTTGATTAGTGTTTAAAACCTGAAGCAAATATGGATGGAGACATACTTTAACCAGCATTTGGATGCATATCCAGATATCCTTCCTCTTGGAATTTGGGAAACAAGCATATTTCATATTGGATTCTATAgttttagtttttagtttttgtttgtttttttgtttatttgtttttctatCATCTATTTTCTTTCTCTGATCTCCATTTATTTGGGCTGGACTATAGCTCTGTACATGAGCCCAGCTTAGGTTATGTACTGGGCCAGGAGAAGGGTTGGGGCTACGCATGTCCAAATATTGATTTAAAGTAAAACAACCGCTGTAACGGAAAATAgtgaaaaaataacaataataacaaGGGAGAGAAGCTTTTTAACCATTTTCGGTGACCCAGGCCTTTTGTGAAATTTATAAGATTGTAAGGGAGTCCAAACCATCAAAAGTCACCGTCGACGGTAAATTTGAACGGTATAGTAAAAGTTAAGTTGAACCATTCACTCCAACTAATGAATAGCATAGTAAAAGCTAATTACTACTAGTGATCACTAGGCAGTGGACCAATTCCACACTTTCTGACCAGAGCTAGCACATGCACCTATCTATTGTGTAGAACTATGCTCCCACATTTTCGACTTACAAGgacaatttgaattttggacCATCAATTCGAACTTTTGAAAAGGGTGTGATTAAAAATTTTAACTAAACATATAGTCCTAAAATGAGCGATCAACCAAAGGACCGAAGCAAACTATAAGCGCAATTAGACCAAGACCTAGATTCACACAGTAATTAAAATTGATATTTACCCAAGGGagttaaaataaaaactatagcCAAAAGTTGACCAAGCCTCTatcttaaaagacaagaaacaagtacaaaataaaaagacattgaATAATGAAGGAGACCGTATAAAGGTCaattctttttaatttattttattataaaatttGTCACGCTCTTTATAAACCCTCCTCCACCAGAAGCCCCTGCACTGCTTTAATTTTGGAAGCACCATTTGCGTGTCTGCAGGTTTCTTCCCGTCTTCTTCGTCTCTGtgtctgtttgctttgtgagaGTGAAGACAGTAAACTAGGAGAGTAATTAGCAAGTGATTTTCACCATGGGAAGAGCTCCATGTTGTGACAAAGCTAGTGTCAAAAGGGGGCAATGGTCTCCTGAGGAAGATGAAGCTCTCAAGACTTACCTTGAGACTCATGGAACTGGTGGCAATTGGATTCATCTGCCTCAAAAAGCTGGTAAAGTTTATCAAAGGGTCTTTCTAGTTTTGTTCATTATGTTAACTAATTTCCACAATATGAGTTTGTTTCTAAAATTTGGAACAcccccaccaaaaaaaaaaattcatgtaggGCTTAGGAGATGTGGGAAGAGCTGCCGTCTGCGGTGGTTGAACTATCTGAGGCCAGACATCAAACATGGAGGCTTCACTGAAGAGGAGGACAACATTATCTGTAACCTCTACACTCAAATGGGAAGCCGGTAAGTTTTCCGAAATCGGATGCTAGTTTTATAGCTTGATTGCTTGAATTCTGAAACATTTGTTACTGAATTTGCATTTTGTGCAATTTAGATGGTCATACATAGCTGCTCAAATGCCTGGAAGAACAGACAATGATGTGAAGAACTATTGGAACACCAAATTGAAGAAGAGGTTTTTTAGCAAAAACCCAAATGCCTCCTCACTCACACTGCCTTGTGTTCCAAAACTTGAAACCAATGATGAGTTTCAGACCCAAATACCTCCCACATTGATGTTATCTGATTATAATTCTGGATTGAATGCCTATGATCAAAGTTTGAGCTTAAAGCCAAATCCATTACACAACTCCAAGCTCACGGGCTTATCACAATTTGGTGCAAGTTCTGTTTCAATGTCTCAAGATGGTTCTAGTGTTTCAGATTCGTCTTCAATTGCTGCAGTTGAAAATGGTTTACTACATGGAAATAGCTTCATAAATGAGGATGCTGCTGGGATACCaatggattttggatttggaggATTGCCTTATGATGTTGTCAATCAGATGTGGTTTGGAGAAAAAGCCAATGAAGTTGTTCACCCCACTTGCTCCACAGGTTTGGATGGTGATTTCTTTTTCTGCTGATGCTACTGTTCAAGAAAAACACTGAATCAAAATGAAATGCTCATCTTGAACCATTTGATAGTGAGAAAGAATGGGGAGTAAAAACTAATCCAATAGCTAGCTATAGGAAGGTCTTATTTAACCTTTTGTTTAAGTTAGTTTTTTCTTGGTTCTGTTGAACATGATGTACATCAAAATTTCAATGAATGAGTAGTGCTATTGTGATTATGAACAAGTATTCCTCCTTTACTCTGTGCTTCTGTGAAGGTTTTTCAACAGATTGCCATTTTGGGTTCTCATACAAATTGACCAATATGATCTTGTAGCAGAAAAATGAACATGATCAAAATTGTGGGATTTGTGGGGTGCAGATGGCCTCAGCATGTTTGCCTTTTTCTTTATGGGTCACAGCTTCACAGGGGTCATGAAATTTTCATGGAAGAATTCAAAGCTCTGAGATTGAACATGTCCCTCCCAAATAATGACCATAAAAGATTCTCTCTGCCCCATTTTACACCATTTCAAAGTCTGAGTTCATCATCACTGTATTATAATCCACAGTTCACATTCAGTAACATCTAAAACCCCTTTTTATAGTTATATAGTTCTATGACAACCTGCATGAACAGAAAGAAATTAAGCAATATTTGGAAACATCATGGTAATTTACTAAGTTTCATCATTTTATGTTGATTAAGCAACAGAACGCGTCGTGAATTCTGGAATCTCTATGTGCTTCTAACAAGTCATGGACTGTGCTTATGGTTAAATGTCATTGTTTGAAAGCTGCaactaaaataaaatatgaACTCGGATGTTGTACGGTCAAGTACGTCgtgccacttttttttttctttccagaaCTATGTCCCTTCAATAATCGAGAGGCAAGTGtttgtttttaattaatttacttGGCTTATATAATGAAGACTAATTACTCAAGTTAAGCCCAGGCTTAAAGTCAAGATACTCATCAAGACCACAATGTTCTTTCATGAAGCATCACTTGGTTACTTCTTACTTGCATTATTGAGTTCATaagctttaaaaactgcaagtAAATTTGGAAACCTACTGCCATGAACGTACTTAGATACTGACAAACCTTAATTAAGTATCAGAAAATAAGCATTGACCTAATTAGGGGCATTCTTAATCAGGTCTTGTATTGCAACCTAAGAAAGGTGAATACATTACATGACACTGATGTGGCATTACGTATTTGTAGGGATGAATGTTGCTTTAATAGAAAGAGGCTGAGCTAGCTCTTTGGATTTTCACAGAAGTTCTTCCTTTTCACATCTATTTCAATGAGAGCAAGATCATGGAAATTGCTGGCTGGAAGCTGTGAAGTTCCTATCAGAAAAGCAAAACGAAAGAAAACAATCTGTCTTCTGCGTTTCTTCTTTCGGCTGTAAATTAAACTAGAAGAATTTGCAATTCTTAGGATAAAATTGAGAAAACATTCCCATTTTACTAACCAGGGATCACTTTCAGATTCTTCTTACGAGTTACGACAGACGGGAGTTACTCCCAGTcgaagaaatggagaaacagATAAACCTTTTGAGTAACAGCTCTTTTGCTAGTCAAaaagtaaaaactaaaaccagtaacttgtttgaaatatttaCTGCTTCAAGTTCTCATTTGGATGTCTTCCTTTCTTGCATACTCATAAGTTGAGGTGTTGCGGCCGAGGTCCCCTCTACTTTTATGATTAAAGTAGAGCATATTGACAATTTGCAAGAATGGTTCACACCACACACATCTCATGATTTTGATGATGACATATACAAACACCAAGTTCATGCTTATATAGCTTTGACAATGAATCCTTCAATACATAATAAGTGTGATATCACTACCGTGTGGATCTATATACCTTCATGAATGAATGTTACCCAGTCAATACATGGCTCAATGATCTATTTGACTACTCCATAAGATATTTACGCTTGTATGCATGATGCATCCATaaattttgatttgattatcgatATTGATTCCTTGAcataaataataaaacaaaactcGGCATGCCAAGGAATATAATCAAAACTACACCATGAATAGTATTTGAACTAATAGAAAGGACCTAGAGGTTTTCAAATCCGAAAACTAGCTATTCACAGAAGCCGAGATCAACTCATAAAGGTATTCAGTAATTGGTCATTGAGAACTcattgaccaagaaaattacTAGAGCACACAAATTTATCCGTTTAACAAGTTAAATGTTATCTATACAATGTGTCCTGAGTCCTCACGATGTAGTAATAAAATTTCACTAGTTAGGCTAGGGAGTCCGAGTTGTACAGCATCATCCTCAATAACTCGGCTTATTAATGTTCTGTTCTCCAACTGTATGCTAATAACTGCAAGTAAAGCAACAGAACACATCAGATCAAATGATAACATAACAGCAATAGCAATCTCATTAAACCCCAACACTACAAGTAACTAGCTCCAAGTGCATGCACAAATAGTAAGATTTGCGGAGTAACAATAAAAAATCAAGGGTATGGAGAGTGACATTCAAAATCAAATGATCAATTCATTCCACGCATTTTAATTAACTTGAACAAAAACTGGTAGTCAACACGCAGACAGCATCCAATCGTACATGTAAGTGTTAAAATTTGGAATGAGTTTGCTTAACAAGGTTTGGGTCATAGATAGTCCCATATCTCTAAAATGATCAACAAGAAATTACCCCAATTCAACAAGAGTTGATAAAGATCGGAATTTCATTATAAGTTCTATGATTATTCAGTTTTATCGAGTGCATCAGTTAGTTGAATGATAAACAACAAGGGTTTCATTGTCAAGACAGATGATCACCTGGATATGGAAAACCTCTCAAAGGGCCATCTCTGCCTGTAATGCAGCAAGCTCATCTTCCTCGCGGTTAACTCTCTGAGAAGCTGGTTTGGTTGGCTGCCTGCCGACCGGGACATTTACACTAACTGAAGTTGCAGGAGCAGTTGTGGCTGGTTGGATAAGCTCTTCCTCCAACTCAGTTTCTTCCAGTTCTTCAAGTTCTGCTTCCAATTCATCCTGCAAAAGTAAATTTGCATAGTGTTGGACATTGGATTAAAGAAAAGCATAGAGCCAAATGCAAATACTAAAAATTTTCAAATGCATTACTTCATCAAAATCAGCTGCAGCACCAACAGGCGCCGACAGTGCCTCCTGAATCTGTTTCATACTTTCAGTCTGGTCATTGATCTCATCCATTGTTTTCTCCAAATCATCAATATTTCTGTAGATAAAGGATAAAGCTGAGAAGCAGAACAAAATAATTCAAAATGCAATGATTCATCTGAAAGTATGTCCAAAAACACACTACAAAAGAAGGTGATTTACATGACTCATTATTGTAAAAGCCATTTTTAGCAGAATGCTATGATATCTTTGacttcaaaatttgcagattaTTATGGCAATGATGAACCGCATATACTATAAATTCAACAATGCAGGTCGAATGTAACTTACGTAGTCTTGTTCATGGCCTTCATTACAGCTGTTCCACTTCTCAATGCATCAACTGTTTCTGTTGTAGCATTGGCACTTTCCAGCATTATCATCTACAAACCAAGTACAATATAAGCGTTCATGCTAAAGTCTCAAACATGAACTTCATCAGAAATCAAAGCAGTGCAATGGTACCTGATCATGAATGCGCAGTTGGAAATTTCCAAGTTGTTCAATTTGCTGTTCATAAAGCTTCTTCCTCTTTAAACACTTTATTGCAGCTGTATAATGGCAACAAGGCGTACAATTAAAATGCGGCCGTAAAACAAACTCAAAGGTACACTCATTTGCTTCTTTAACCTACAGAACGTACTTGAGAGAAACCGCATATCATGATTAGGATCCCCAACCTTATTCATATGGCAAATTTCAGGCTTAAACAGTCAATGACTAGTTCCATTACTTCTTTCCATAGCAAAAACATGACCCTCCACCAAAAATAGCAAGACACTTAAGTCTTAAAAGAATAACTATATATGAATACCAGACAGCCTACTATGCATTATGAGAAAATTATCAAATCATTCTAAAAATCCAAATAAGCTAATATCCCCAATTTGTAATATCTGTTCAAAAACTCTTTATCCTATCTAATACATATGCTTACGATCTGAAACTCATATAAACGAAACAATGAACAGATAGGGGCCTTACAATTTCGGTTTTTTGCTTGCGTAAATTGCTTCGCCTTCTCAACCTCTGCAGCTGCCTTCTTCCCAAGGagcttctccttcttctccagCATCTCAAGTGTCTACACCATTacagaaacaaaaaaacacaGCAGATAATTAGGGTTTCGCAGCAAAAATCATCACAGATTAGTTAtcaccaaaacaaaataaaaacaattagaTTAGTGACAACTGACAACACAAGATTAAAATATGCTtcttaatttaaaaattaaaatacatAATCCTGAACAAAGTAACTACAAATtttatttctgaaaaaaaaaattaaaaaagaaaaagcaccaGAAATTATACCTCATTTAATTTGTGTAAGGTTGGCAGAGGATTAGCTTCCTGCTTGGTTTTCCCGAACACTTTGCGAAACATTTTTGCTTCAACTtgatttcaaaaaaagaaaagcacaaTAATACTTAAAAACCCTGCACAAACAAACCAAGCAGTTGATCAGCGACTTTGACCCGTACCCATGGAAGCGTTGAAATTTGGTCAAATTTCCAAGCTTTATAAAATACAAGTTAATAGAATAACAGATTGATGAAGCAGAAAAGCTTGCCTGAGATTTGAATATCGGGTCGGAGCGAAGATCAGAGTTTCGTCTCAGAAATGAGGAAAGATGGACTGGTAAAGACTAGATAGATCGGTAGTTTCTTAAAGTTACCGGAAAGGTTGGTACTTGGTAGTTCCTTTTTATAATTAACGAGAAGGGAAGACGCTGACTAGGCTGTGAGAAAAGCTACTGTGACAGACGAATGAGCAACGACTTTTCCGTGATTCTATTTGTTCGTCGTGTAGAGAAAAGGGACTGGCGGTTCAATTACTCAATAGCGGTTTATTGACCAGCGCGCCTGCGCCCAATATATTtactctagttttttttttttactcctttttttttttaactttaggTTAATCAACCTGTTGAATTTCTTTTAATACTAGCAACGTGCCCGTGTTTCTGGCAGGTGATAATGTGATGTTAATAGAAAATAGATCGACTAAAAAGAATAgtggttatttattttttagatatAGAATAGTGGTGGTTTGGGTATTTTTTCAATTTacgcttttatttatttatattttattaacttaatttgataattatgttattgAAGGGTATTATAAGCACTTTCAAAATTTGATGAagcctttgacaccaaaagagGGCCTCTaattatagtagtagagatttAGTATTTACACACTAATTCTTGTTTCCTCCCGGATCAAATTATAAAGTGTCCTTGCTTAGagcttgtttgtttgttttttttttttttttcaaggggAGGTTAGCGTTGTTAGCAACACACACCCATGGAGGGTATTCCAGCAAAGCTGGACTGTTCCCTCCAACGCGGGGCCCACCAACAAGCAACAAGCACAAAGGCCCAGCCAACGCGGGGCTTAGAGATTACTTCTAATTACTGTGAAAGTAATTTTCTCTAATATGTTAAGTTTTAAATGTTCACTGGAAGAACTTAACGGTGTGTTTATTTATCTAGTCATGTAATCGAGTAGCAAGAACAAGATTCATGCAAAAGTATACTTACTATTAAACGAGTGACCTGATTTCATTTGTGTTTGTAAGATAAATCATATATTATAATAGTTTTCCCTTAACTTATACCCATTCCGACCTTATACATGTGCTATAATCACAATATTTTTTGTTATCTAATGAATGTCTTCGATTTTTAATTATGGTCTACCTTTGCTTCTTCTCAAATTAATGTGCACAAGTATTCTATTGTTATCAATGGTAATAATGGACTTGTGCCCCCAAATACTAACAATTCCAACCAATAACTTGCAAATTAAATTTCCAAAAATTCATTTTTAACTCCTCTTTGGTAAGAAATAAATTTTATCTTGGAGAGCCAACACttgaaatattttattaataccCAAGCTTCGTTGGCTTTAAAATCCTCCTTCTGTATGTGTGCACATATTTAAAACCAAGAACCAACACCTGACCTGCGTCTCTATCTCCTCTGTAACGCACGCCAAACCAAGATCTGAATCATTCTTACTCCAAggtgcttcttcttctctctctctctctctctttcttctctgcgTTTCCTTCGACTTCAATTTTCGCAATCTGATCAGATCCGTCGCAATTCTTTTGATCCGATTCCCTCTGCAAAAATTCTCTGCAGATTCCGTCATGGATTTCATGAAGGTGTTCGATCAAACTGTCCGGGAAATGTTAGCTCCTCTAATCCTTGCCGTTGCGGTTTTACGAAATCCTTTGATTTCTATCGGATTTTAGTTGAGGTTGAATTTGACATTGCTCTTTGTTTTTCAATGTGTAGAAAGAGGGAGGTGAATCTGAAGGTGTTGAAGGTTCCGGAGATGGAACAGAAGGTAAAAGCTTCATTTCCTGCATACAATCACCTAGAACATTTAGGTTTTTTTTCAATTCGAATTTCATTTAGAAAAGAATAGTATAGATCCGAAATCAGA
Coding sequences:
- the LOC112169035 gene encoding vacuolar protein sorting-associated protein 32 homolog 2, with the protein product MFRKVFGKTKQEANPLPTLHKLNETLEMLEKKEKLLGKKAAAEVEKAKQFTQAKNRNSAIKCLKRKKLYEQQIEQLGNFQLRIHDQMIMLESANATTETVDALRSGTAVMKAMNKTTNIDDLEKTMDEINDQTESMKQIQEALSAPVGAAADFDEDELEAELEELEETELEEELIQPATTAPATSVSVNVPVGRQPTKPASQRVNREEDELAALQAEMAL